The sequence below is a genomic window from Selenomonas ruminantium subsp. lactilytica TAM6421.
AGGAGGCCAGAAACGCGAAAAGGGAAAACAAAACCGCCAGCAGCTTGCCGATATGCTTCCATATACCGCCCCATTCTCCCAGCCCATACTCCAAAACATACATAGGCCCACCGCGCCAGTCGCCATGGGCATCCTTTTTCCGATAATGAACGGCCAGCGTAACCTCAGCGAACTTGGTACACATACCAAAGAAGGCAGAAATCAGCATCCAGACAAGGGCCCCCGGCCCTCCCAGATGGAGTGCAGTGGCTACCCCCGCCACGTTTCCGGTTCCCACCGTCGCCGCCATCGCCGTGATCATCGCCGTGAAGGGGGAAATGGCGTGCTCCTCCGCACTCGGTTCCCGAAAACTGAAGACCTCCGCCATGGCGCGGAAAAAATAGCGGATTTGGGGCAGCCCCAGCAGGATCGTCAGATAGATGCCTGTCCCTACAAGCAAAGCCAAGCCGAAAGGGCCCCAGACGAAGTTATTGACAACGCCGTTGATTTGCATAATTGATTCCATACAATCCTCCGTCCTCACGAAAAAGGCCGTACCGATCCGACAAACCTCGGTTATAAAAACTACGCCCACCAATCCAAGGCTAATGGCTGCTATTATTTCTTGAATACTTGATCAAAAGTGCCACCATCACCGAAATGTTCTTTCTGCGCTTTCTCCCAGCCGCCGAATTTCTCATCTACAGTAAATAGCTTCAGTTCCGGGAACTGCTGCTTATACTTGGCAAAGATAGCCTTGTCCCGGGGACGATAAAAATTTCTGGCAGCGATTTCCTGCCCTGCCGGCGAATAGAGATAGTTGATATAGGCTTCAGCCACCTTGCGGGTGCCCTTTCTGTCCACCACCTTGTCCACGATAGCCACAGAAGGCTCCGCTAAAATGGAAAGGGAAGGCACGACAATCTCATAATCAGAAGAATCATTCATCGTAATCAGCGCTTCATTCTCCCAGGCAATCAGCACATCCCCCTGACCGTACTTTACGAAACTATTGGTTGCACCACGGGCACCGGAGTCCAACGCTACTACGTTCTGAAACAGTTTCCGGACAAATTCCCTTGTCTTCCCTTCATCGCCATTGTATTTTTCCCGGGCATATTCCCAGGCAGCCAAATAGTTCCAACGGGCACCGCCAGAAGTTTTTGGGTTCGGTGCAACGATTTTCACATCATCCCGTACCAGATCATCCCAGTCATGAATATGCTTCGGATTATCCCTGCGTACCAGGAACACGATCGTTGACGTATAGGGAGCAGAATGATCCGGAAACTTATCGCGCCAATTCTTTTCAATCAGGCCGGCCTTAGCGATTTCATCCACATCATATGCCAGGGCCAATGTCACCACATCAGCTTCTGCGCCCCCAATCACCAGCCGCGCCTGCCTGCCGGAACCGCCATTGGACTGGCGAAACTCAATGTTCTGACCGCTGGCCTTCTTCCATTCCCCTGTAAAAGTCTTGTTGAATTCCGCATATAACTCCCGGGTAGGATCATAGGACACATTCATAAAAAAGCCATCCACCGCGGCCTCTTTTTCCTGAACAGCCTTTTCATCACCGCAACCGGTAAAAAGACCTGTTACAATTGCCAAGGCCACGCTTACCGCTTTCCACCATTTCATCATGACGTCTTCCTCTGCTAACACACAGCGCCAATAAGTATATCGGGAAACATACAGGAACTCCATGTCACCCCTGCGATTTATACCTCTTAATATTATTCGCGGCATCGCCATTACATACCTGCAAAAACCGGGGGATTTCTCCTGCTGGGCCACGGTATCAGTCCCAGAGACTGTGTTGTAATCCTAGGAAAGCCAGAAAAAAAATCGATTGTTGCACGTGCAACAACCGATTTTTTGATTTTCTTTATTCTGTAATGGTCTTTTTGATGGCCTGTCGGAACTCCTCCCAGCCAATCCTGTCCAACAGATTGCGGAAGCGTTCGCCCTTCTTGCCGTGCTGTTCAAAGTAATCCAGTGCGGCATCTAAGGTCTTGTAGAGCTTGTCTTCGCCGTAGATGATGGGCGTGAACTTCTTGCCAACGGCAATGCGGTTGCCGTAGAGACCGCCGAAGGACACGGCAAAGCCGATTTTTTTCTCCCAGGCGCCGAAGTTGCAGCTCTTGATGCACTTGCCGCAATAGACGCACTTGCGATGGTTCCAGACAATCTTCTTGTTTTCCCTGTCCATAGTCAGCGCGCCCTGGGGGCAAATCTTGACGCAGGCACCGCAGAATTTGCAGCTGTCCTGCTGCCATACAGGCTTTACGGCACCCTTGACGCCGATATCGTTTTCCTCGGTCTTGAGGCAGTTATTATGGCAGCCCGTGAAGCCCACCTTGAACTTATGGGGCAGGCTGCGGCCGGCGTAACGCTCGGCAAAGGACTCGGCAAGTCTGCTGGTATCGATAAGTCCCGAACGGCAAATGGCACAGCCCTGACAGGCCGTGATGGTGCGCACCTGGGCACCACAGAAGCCCGTGGCCAGCCCCCCTGCCGCCAGCGCTTTCTTGACATCTTCAATATCCTTTTCCTTGATAAAGGGAATCTCGATGCCCTGACGGGAGGTCAGATGCACATAGCCCTCGCCGAATTTTTCCGCCACTTCCTGCACGGTCTGCAGCTGGGCAGCAGTGAATTTGCCCCCCACGCTCTTCAGGCGCATGGAAAAACACCCGGGCTGCTTCTGCTGCATAAAGCCGTGGGCTTTCAGCTCCTTGTAATCGTATGCCATAATATGCTCTCCCCTAAATATTTTTTCTCTATTATACGCTTAAATGCCTTCGCCGTCTATGCCGCTGAAGACTTCCCGCTCCGTGCGTTCCAGACGGACAATCTCGCCGTCCTTGACCACGACGATGAGTTCGCCGTTCTGGGGCAGGTGGTTCATGATATAGCGCATGGCCTTCTGGGAGAATTCTCCCTGCTGTTCCTTCTCAGCTCCCAGCACGATGCCGCCGCCCGCCACATCATAGCCGTCTACCAATACGAAACGGCCCGTGGCCTGATAGTCCTGGAAGCGGTCAAAGGCGATTTCCTCTTTGAGCTTCAGGATGACCTCCGCCACATCGTTCAGGCGGATTTCCTTGACGGTTTCCGCCGCCCGCTGGTCAAGGCTGGAAGCATCGATGATCTTTTCAATGCTCTCCACCTGAGCTTCCACTTCCTGCGTACCCAATTTCAGCTTATAGCGGCGATTGAGTTTCAAGGAATTCTTGCCCAGCCAGAATAGGGACACCCGCAGGCGCTTGCCCGTCAGGGGCGGCTTATCGGAAGCCTTCGTGATGATCTCGCCCCGCTGGTTGAAGAACTCGTCGGCCACCTGAATGCCCGTGGAGGCCCCGGCACTGGCCGCTTCCACCTTATCCTTGGACTGCCAGTAGGGGAACGCCACCACCTTGGTCTTGCGGCCGCCGGGATAGATGGCAATCTCATCCCCCACCGCCAGCTGGCCGGCTTCGATGCGGCCCGCGATAATGCGGCGGGAATCGAATTTATAGACGTCCTGAATGGGCAGGCGCAGAGCCTTGCTTACAGCCGCCTGTTCCCCTTCCAACAGGTCGAGGGCTTCCAGCAGGGTTTCACCTTTGTACCATTCCATATGCTCCGAATGGCTGGCGATATTATCCCCCTGCAACCCCGAGACGGGAATGTATTTCAGGGGATAGACGCCCAACTCTGCCAAAAAGGCCCCCATCTCGTGCTTGATTTTCACGAAGGCGGTTTCGGCATAGCCTGCCAAATCCATCTTGTTCACTAATACATAGACCTTCTTGATGCCCAAGAGGCTCAGCATATAGGCATGGCGGCGGCTCTGCTCCTGCACCCCCTGCTTGCCGTCCACAATGAGCAGGGCGGCTTCGGCACCGGCGGCACCGGAAATCATGTTCTTCAGGAATTCCTTATGGCCCGGCGCATCGATAATCACATAGTCCCGCTTGTCCGTGGAGAACTGGATACGGGTGGTGTCGATGGTAATGCCCTGCTGCTGTTCCTCCTCAAAGGCATCCAGCAGATAGGCATACTCGAAGGGTTTGCCCGTGTCGTGGGCAATCTTGGCCACCTTATCGATGGCCCCCTGGGGCAGGGAATCCGTGTCGTAGAGGAGTCTGCCGATAACGGTGGACTTTCCATGATCCACATGGCCCACCACCACGATATTCAGACCAGCTTCTTTATGTTCAATTTCACGTTTACTCATTACATATACCCCTCTTTCCGCAGTTTCTGCATAGCATAGGAATCCTCCTGATCCTGCTTGCGCCCTGCCCGCTCACTGGTGGTGGTGTGCTTCAGTTCCTCGATGATTTTATCCAGCGTGTCCGCATTGGACTTGATCTGCCCGGTGCAGCAGGCGCAGCCCAAGGAGCGGTAGCGCTTGCCGTTCTTGGCAAAGTACAAATCGATGATGGGGATATTCTCCCGGCGGATATACTCCCAGATATCCAGCTCATTCCAGGCCAGCAGGGGATGGACGCGGATATGGTGGCCTTTCGGGAAGTCCGTCTTGAACTGGTCCCAAAGCTCCGGCGGCTGATTGGCATAATCCCAGGCATCGTCCTCCTTGCGCTCGCTGAAGACACGTTCCTTGGAACGGGAGCCCTCCTCGTCACGGCGCACGCCCACAATCAGGCCGTCAAAGCCGTATTCCTTCACCACCTGCTTGAGCCCCTCGGTCTTCAAGGCCTGGCAGCAGGCCAACCTGCCCTTGTCCGGGCCCATGCCGGCATCAATGGCCGCCTGATTGGTATGGACAATCAAATCCAGGTTGAGTTCCTTGGCCACCCGGTCACGATACTCAATCATCGCGGGAATCTTGTGCTTCGTATCCACATGGATGAAGGGAAACGGGCAATGGCCGTAAAAGGCCTTCTTCGCCAGCCACAGCAGGACCGTGGAGTCCTTGCCGATGGACCAGAGCATGCCCAACTTCCCTAATTTCTTATAAGCCTCCCGCAGGATATAGATGCTTTCGGCTTCCAATCTGTCTAACTTATCTGCTGTTTCTGTCTGCGCCATAATGCTCCCCTACTTTTCTATTCAATATTTATTGGCTTCCTGCTTGACCGTGACAATCTCATCAGAGCTGCCATCCGGCCAAAGCATCTGCCATTTGATTTCTCGTTCATTGTTTTGGGCATAGAGCCTGCCGCCACTGCCGCCAAGGTCCGCCGCCAGATAATAATAGATAGCCTGACGGGGGCACTCCTTGACGCAGGCGGTGCAGCCCCAGCAATCCCGCACATCGCGAATATGGGCTTTTCCTTCCCGCAACTTCAGCAAGTTGCCGGGGCAGGCCTCCGTGCAGAGGCCGCAGCCTACGCACTTGTCTTTCTCAATGGCGATACTCATCCCACCGCCTCCTTGCTTTCCTGTTCAATCAAAGGACGGCGGATGATCTTCACTTCGCCTTGTTCCAAACGGGAATTGATAAATACCTTAAAATCCTCCCGCCGCTCCGGGTAGTCCAGATGCTCCCCGAAGGCGTGCCAGCGGGTTTCCTGCCGGGCTGCCAGATGGGCAATCAAGGCCCTGCAGACCAACAGCCGCTCCCGCAGTTCAAAAATCTTCAAGAGACCATAGAAATCGGCCGCCCGCAGCTCGTCACTGAGACGCGCCAGCCTTTCGATATGCTTGCGGGCAATTTTCAACGAGCTTTCACTGTAGCCATAATGGCTCTTGATGCCTCCGGCATATTCATCCATGGCCTGCTGCATGGCTTCTTCGAGACTTTCCACGGTGTAGCGTCCTTCTGAATTTCCCGCCAGAAAAGCCTCCACTTCTTTGACAATAGTTTCCTGCACCTCTGCGTCAATCCCGCTCTTGCCCGCCTGCCGGGCAAAGGCTGCCGCCGCGCGGGCGGCGATTTCTCCTTCCACAAAGGAACCTGTCACATATTTCTGGGGACAGCCCCCGGCCACATCCCCGGCGGCAAAGAGCCCCGGCAGCGTGGTTGACCGGTCATTGCCGATCCAGTAGCCACTGGCGGTATGCCCCCCCACCACATAGGGCTCGGAGCCTTCGATTTCCACATTGTAGTCCCGGGGATTCAGGCCGCTTTCCCGCCAAAAGAGGGCTTGGGCGGGAGCCATATTGAGATAGGCCCGCTCCAAAGCCGCCGCCTGTTCCAATGTGATGCCGCGAGTCCCCAGATAACAGGGCCCATGGCCTGCCAAGTTTTCCTTGACCACTGCCCAGAGCCGCTCCGCCGTGGTGTTGCCATATTTATCCTGATACTTCTCTCCGCGGGAATTCACCTGGGGCGCGCCCACCCCCTGGGCAATGGTGCCCGTAGGGGCGATGGTGCCTTTACAGCGCAGGGCGATAAACCGCATCTCAAAGGTGGTCATCTCCGCCCCGGCCCGCAGGCCCATGGCATAGCCTGCGCCGGTGTTGAAAGGGCTGTACCACATCTTGTGCCGGGAAGTGCCCGGATGGTTGGGCTGGTAAAGCCCCGCCGCCCCGCCGGTGGCACAGATAACGGCATTGGCGCTGATTATCACGATTTCTTCATTGTTGAGGTCAATGCCCCAGGCACCCCTGACCTGACCATCGGTTACAATATAGTCCACAATATTGATATGGTTCAGCACTTTGACATTTGACTGGTCCAGTACGGCTTTCGCCAGTATCGGCTTGATATTTTCTCCATTTATCTTGATATTGCGCCAGCCCCGGGAGGCGTAGCTGCCGTCGGGATTCTTCTGGATCACCAGTCCCAGCTTCTCCAGCTTGGCCGTGACTTCGTTGAGCCCCTCGCTCATGGAGAGCAGCAAATCCTCCCGCACGATGCCCGCCGCATCTGCCTTGGCGTAATCGGCATAATCCTGTGGCGTATGCCCTGGCGTGATATAGGCGTTCAGGGCGTTTACCCCCGCCGCCAGACAGCCGCTGCGCTTGATATTGGCCTTGTCCGCCAACAGCACGTCCAGCCCCGGATACTCCTCCCCCAGAGTAAGGGCCGCATAACAGCCTGCCGCTCCGCCGCCGATGATCAGGATATCGCTTTGCTCATTTCTGACTTTCATTCGCCTCATCTACCTTAAATAACTACGGATTCCTTCTGCTTGGCCCGGTTTTCGATAATCCGGGTCCTGCCTGCTTCCAAACTGTAAATGCGGTGGATAAAGGCCAAAGCCTTGTCCCCAGCCTGCAACGGTGCTTTTTCCAGACTGCGGTGCGCCCGCAGGATCTGGCCCCGCACCTCGATATCCACCGCCACGGAACTGCCCCGGAAGTAGGTGGCCTTCACGGTACCCCGCTCAGCCCCCAAGGGCAGGGAAATCTCCTTCTCGTCCTTGGCCAGCTCGATAAATTCAGGACGGATAATGCCCTGATGACTCCCAGACTTTTCTTCATCCGTAAAGCCCTTGAACTGGGTATAGTCCTCTACTTTGACGGACTCGCCGATAAAATCTGCCACAAAAGGCGTCTGGGGTGCCTGATAGATTTCCAGGGGGCTCCCCGCCTGCTCGATGCGGCCATTGTTGACGATGATGATTTTATCGGCCACTTCCACGGCTTCATCCTGGTCATGGGTAACGAAAAGGCTCGTAATGCCTAGGTTATGGATGGCCTCCCGCAGCCAGCTTCTGAGTTCCTTGCGGACTTTCGCATCAATGGCGGCAAAGGGCTCATCCAACAATAACAGACTGGGGCTGGGTGCCAAGGCCCGGGCAAAGGCCACCCGCTGGCGCTGGCCGCCGGATAGCTGCAAGGGATAGCGCTTGGCCACCTGACTTAGCCCGGTAAGTTCCAGCAGTTCATCGGTACGAACCTTTATCTTGTGGCTATCCTCCTTCTGCACCCGCAGGCCGAAGGCGATATTGTCCCGCACCGTCATATGGCGGAACAGGGCATAGTTCTGGAACACGAAGCCAATGCCCCGCTCCCGGGCGGGCAAATCGTTGACCCGCCGTCCCGCAATCAGGATATCGCCCTTGTCCGGCTTTTCCAGACCTGCCAGCATGCGCAGCAAGGTGGTCTTGCCGCTGCCGGAGGGCCCCAGAAGGCCAGCCAATTCTCCTTTGGCTACGCCGAAGCTGGCATCATTTGCGGCCTTGAAGCCGTTAAAGCTCTTCTCGATATGTTTCAGTTCCACTTCATACTTCATGGTCATCCTTCCTTTCCATGCGCCATTCCACGAAATTGCGCAGAATCAGTACCAGGACTGCCAGCCCCACCAGAATGGAGGACACGGCAAAGGCCGCGGTAAAATTGTACTCGTTATAAAGAATCTCAATATGCAAAGGCAGGGTGTTGGTCTTGCCCCGGATATGGCCCGAGACTACCGACACGGCCCCGAATTCCCCCATGGCCCGGGCGGTACAGAGGATGATGCCGTACATCAGCCCCCATTTGATATTGGGGAGGGTTATCTGCCAGAAAATCCGCCAGCCGCTGGCGCCCATCAGCGCCGCCGCTTCCTCCTCGTCCCGGCCCTGGCCCTCCATCACGGGAATGATGCTCCGGGCGATAAAAGGCAAAGTCACAAAGATGGTGGCCAGCACAATGCCGGGCACCGCAAAGACCACAGCGATATGATAAGCCTGCAGCGTATCATAAAAGGGACTGAGCCTGCCAAAGAGCATAATGAAGAACAAGCCCGCCACCACCGGCGATACCGCAAAGGGCAAATCAATGATGGAGCCCAGCAAAGTCTTGCCCCGGAAGTCAAACTTCGTGAGCAGCCAGGCCGCCGCCAGCCCGAAGATGGTATTGGACACTACCGAGAGCACCGTGGCCTCAGCCGTCAGCCAGAGGGCCTTGCGGGCAAAGGGCTCGTTGAGGGCCGCCAGATAAGCATTCCAGCCCTTGCCCAAAGCCTCCACCCCGATAAGGATCAGGGGCAGGATCATCATGACCACGAGAAAGGCTGCGCCCGTCAGGATCAGTGACCACTTGACGATTGTTTCGGTTTTGAGGAATCTGCTCTGGCTACCAGCCACAGGCTTTGCCAATTTTGTCACCGCTTCCATCCTTACGCCCCCTGTCTTTGCAAACGATAACGCTGATAGCCGTTGAGAACCAGGAGCACCAGCATCGACATGGCCAGCATCACGATGGCCACGGCAGCAGCCGCCTGATAGTCAAACTGCTCCAGCTTGGTCATGATGAGCAGCGGCGCAATCTCCGTTTCAAAAGGGACATTGCCGGCGATGAATACCACACTGCCATACTCCCCGATGCCCCGGGCAAAAGCCAGAGCAAAACCGCTGATAAGCGGCGTGATAAGCTCCGGCAGGATCACTTTCCGGAAGGTCAGGAATTTTCCTGCCCCCAAAAGCGCCGCCGCTTCTTCCAAAGAGCCATCCAAATCTTTCAGCACCGGCTGGACACTGCGGGCCACAAAAGGTATGCCCACAAAGACCAGCGCAATGGTAATGCCCACCGCCGAAAAAGCGGTGGGTATCCCCAACTGATAGAAGAATCTGCCCAGCCAGCCCGTCTCCACATAAAGGGTGGTCAGGGCTATGCCTGCCACCGCCGTGGGCAGGGCAAAGGGCAAATCAATCAGCCCGTCCATCAGTCGCTTGCCTGGAAAATCGTAACGCACCAGCCCCCAGGCCAGCAACAGCCCAAACACGGCATTGATCAGCGCCGCTGCCAGAGCACAGCCAAAACTGAGCAGATAGCCATGCACCATGCGGTAATCCGTCACCTGCCGGATGAAATCCTGCCCGCTCATATCGCTGGCATAGAGCACGAAAGCACTCAGCGGCAGCAGTACCAGCAAAGACAGATAGAAAAACACGATTCCCATGGTCAGATGGCCCCCTGGTATAACCTGCCCAGTCCTGCCCATAATCATTCCTCCTCAAAAAACTGCTTATTTCTTGTAAATCTGATCGAAGGTGCCGCCATCGGCAAAATGTTCCTTCTGAGCCTTCGTCCAGCCGCCGAACTTGTCATCGATGGTGAAGAGCTTCAGTTCCGGGAACTGTTTCTTATACTTCTCGAAGACAGCCTTGTTGCGGGGACGATAGAAGTTCTTGGCGGCAATCTCCTGCCCTTCCGGCGAATAGAGATAATTGATATAGGCTTCTGCCACCTTGCGGGTACCCTTCTTGTCCACTACCTTGTCCACGATAGCCACAGACGGCTCGGCCAGAATGGAGATGGACGGTGCCACGATCTCGTAATCCGGGGAATCCTTCAGGGTAATCAGGGCTTCATTTTCCCAGGCAATCAGCACATCCCCCTGACCACGCTGCACAAAGCTCGTCGTTGCGCCACGGGCGCCGGAATCAAGGGCTACCACATTCTGGAAGAGCTTCTTGACGAAGTCCTTTACCTGACCTTCATCGCCGTTGTACTTCTCTTTGGCATATTCCCAGGCCGCCAGATAATTCCAACGGGCACCGCCGGAAGTCTTGGGGTTCGGAGTAACGATCTTCACATCATCACGGACGAGGTCATCCCAGTCATGGATATTCTTGGGATTGCCCTTGCGCACCAGGAATACGATGGTTGAGGTATAGGGCGCAGAATTGTCCGGGAACTTCTTGAGCCAGTCCTTTTCAATAAGACCAGCCTGAGCGATTTCATCTACATCATAGGCCAAAGCCAGCGTTACCACATCGGCTTCCAGCCCCTCGATGACGGAGCGGGCCTGCTTGCCGGAACCGCCGTTGGACTGACGGAACTCGATATCCTGACCGCTGGCCTTCTTCCATTCTCCCGTGAATACCTGATTGAACTCCGCATAGAGTTCCCGGGTGGGATCATAGGACACATTCAGGAACTCACTGGCCGCCTTGCCGTCTTCCCCACCGGCTGCCGACTCATCCCCGCAGCCCGTAAACAGGCCTGCGGCCGCCACCAAGCCCAAAGCTAAACTCGCTGCTTTCCACCACTTCTTCATCATAAATTCCCCCTCAAAAATAGATATGATTGCTTATTTATAAAATAAGAGGTTCCACAAACGGCCCTGCTGGGCAATCTGTGGAACCTCCAATTTTTTTGGTCAGTTCACTGAACCATGTGCATATGTAACACTTCTTCGCTGTGCTTGCGTTGATGATGACATTTATGTTACACTATTACACCTAGCTTGTCAATAGGTTTATATAAAATACTCGATGGTTTTCTCTGGCGTAAGTTTGGTGCGGGTATCAAAGAGCAGCACCGCCTCCCGTTCATCCAGTGGGCCTAGGGCATAGGGGCCGGCGTCCTCGCGGTTGAAGCAGTCAAAGGGCACGATGCGGTTATAGGACAGGGGATGTTCCAGCGTGCATTCAATGCCCGCAAAGGGACTTTCCGTCATATAGTAAGGGTCAAAAAGACGTATTTTATCCCCAGCCCTCTGTGTCAGCAGCACATAGTGCTCGCCGTCCATATTCAGGCGGACTACGGCCGCACCGCCCCGGCAAAGGGCATCCACCACCAGGCTGTTCTCCCCCATATACACCGACCTGCCGGATAGATAGCGGCACTCGATGGGCAGCAGTCCCGCTTCCCCTGCACCGCTGAGCCAGCGGGACAAAAACATCATGGCCATGCGGGAAGTGCCGCTCTTGCCGGCACCGCCGCCTTTGCCATAGCAATCCAGGGAATAAAGCATGATATTGCGCAGGATTTCCGGCTGTATCTCCTCCCGCTGGAAGAGATAGGACAGTCCATTCAGCAGCGAAGTGGGGCCGCAATCATATTCAGATATTTGATAATGCAGAGGATTTTTCATGGACTGCAGCCTCCCTTTTTAACCTTTCATCAATACGCAAAGCAGAAATCAGTTTCCACCGGATAGGCGTCCGCTTCCGGCGCCTGATCCAGCACGTAATGGATGAATTCATCCACAGCCTTCTGGCTGGCCACTTTGGCCGTATACATCTGATTGCCCATCTGGGGCACCATCATTTCCGGCATGCGCTCACACATGACCATATCCCTGCCATAGCGGTCCATGATTTCCCCATGGGTATGCACATAATTATGGCAGTCCCGGCGGCTGGCATAGACACAGTAGCAGTGCTGACCGCTGTCGGGGATTTTCCGTATATTGTCCGTAATCATATCCGCCCAGACCTGATAGACATCCGTGGAATGGGCAAAATTGATCATATCGGGGGTGTAGCCGCCGGCCGGACGCATATTGACCTCCAGCCCCACGAAATCACCCACTTCGCCGAGGCCTGCCTTGGCCTTGGTCAGGCGGAAGAATTCCAGATGGACAAAACGACTTCTGACGTCAAAGGCCTTGACTGTAGCCCTGCCCACGCCCTTCAATTCCACCGGGGCATGAGCCGTCGTGTAATAGGACAGATCCAGCTGCTTCAGCACGATGTCCATAACCGAAGGCGGCCAGACCGTCATGGACTCCAACAAGGGCTTGGAATCCGCATCAATGATGGCATCGTAGGAGCAGATATCACCGGTAATGAACTCCTCCATCACATAGGGCACTGGCAGGTTCTTGGCAAAGAAATCCTGCAGATCACCGTCATTTTCCAGCTTGAAGGTATCGCAGGCGCCTACCCCCACATCAGGCTTGACGATAACAGGATAATCCACCAGATCGATGAACTTCCTCGCCGCTGCGATATCCGTGATCTTATGCAGGCGGGCCGTGGGCACGCCGGCCTTGGCATAGAATTCCTTCATGGCGGACTTGTTCTTGATATGGCCCACCTCGTCAAACTGATAGCCCGTGGTCACATGGAAGTCCGTGCGCAGGCGGGCGTCCTGCTCCAGCCAGAACTCATTGTTGGACTCAATCCAGTCAATCTTCCCGTACTTGAAGGCAAAAAAGGCCACCGCCCGGTACATCTCATTGTAATTGGACAGATCCTGCACAAAATAATATTCCGTCAGGGAAGCCTTGAGTTCCGCCCGCAGTTCATCATAAGGGCAGTCCCCAATGCCCAGCACATTCACGCCGTTCTTGTGCAGACGGTCACAGAAGTTCCAATAATGCTTGGGGAAATGCGGAGAAATAAATACAAAGTTCATCAGCAGTTCGCCTCCAAATCTTTTTCACGCAGCATATAGGGCAAGAAGTAGCGAATCTGTTCCTTCCACCAGTACCAGTCATGGTTCACATCATAGCCCCAGAAGTCCACCCAGCCATGGATGCCCTTGGCCCGGAAGATGTCCCCCATTATAGCAGTGGTCCGCCGGCCTTCATCCTCCCAGGCTCCCTGCCCCACGCAGAGGATAATGGGCTTTTCGTTATACTTCTGGATATAGGGGTGGTCATTAGGCATCTGCGCCAGAAAGTCCACCGGAGAATTCTGGTAAAGAGTACCATCCAGCCAACCGTCAAAGAAGAAGCGGGCATCATAGACACCGGACAAGGACAAGATGCCGCTAAAGAGTTCCGGACGACGCAGGAACAGGATAGCTGCATGGAAGCCTCCCAGGCTGCAGCCCGTCACCATGGGCAGAGCGCCACTGCCGTTCTTATCCGCAATAAAGGGCAGCACCTCTTCCACAATATAATTGTAATAAGCTTCCTGCCGGCCAGACCGCCAGCCCTTGTCTCCCCAGACATTGGACCAGGTTTCCGTATCCACGGTGTCCACGCAGAAGAGCTGGATTTTGCCGCTGTCGATATAATCGGCCAAGGTGTCAATCATGCCAAAGTTCTCGAAGTTATCGCTCATGGCATCCTGGGTGGGAAACACCAGCACCGGCGTGCCCCTGTCCCCGTAAAGGCGTATGCTCATATCCCGCTGCAGGCGGTCGCTGTACCAATTCACAAACTATTTTACCATATAATCATCCCCTTATCAATGGTCAGATAGTCAGATATTATCCCCTATGTAATACCTATCTAGTCAATATGTTTTATATATTACTGTAAATCTGTAAACTTGTCAAAGAAAAAATCCACCGGATTACGCCATTTGTACGTAATCCAGTGGATTTTTCAAGCCTTCC
It includes:
- the cysW gene encoding sulfate ABC transporter permease subunit CysW; translated protein: MEAVTKLAKPVAGSQSRFLKTETIVKWSLILTGAAFLVVMMILPLILIGVEALGKGWNAYLAALNEPFARKALWLTAEATVLSVVSNTIFGLAAAWLLTKFDFRGKTLLGSIIDLPFAVSPVVAGLFFIMLFGRLSPFYDTLQAYHIAVVFAVPGIVLATIFVTLPFIARSIIPVMEGQGRDEEEAAALMGASGWRIFWQITLPNIKWGLMYGIILCTARAMGEFGAVSVVSGHIRGKTNTLPLHIEILYNEYNFTAAFAVSSILVGLAVLVLILRNFVEWRMERKDDHEV
- the cysT gene encoding sulfate ABC transporter permease subunit CysT, which encodes MGRTGQVIPGGHLTMGIVFFYLSLLVLLPLSAFVLYASDMSGQDFIRQVTDYRMVHGYLLSFGCALAAALINAVFGLLLAWGLVRYDFPGKRLMDGLIDLPFALPTAVAGIALTTLYVETGWLGRFFYQLGIPTAFSAVGITIALVFVGIPFVARSVQPVLKDLDGSLEEAAALLGAGKFLTFRKVILPELITPLISGFALAFARGIGEYGSVVFIAGNVPFETEIAPLLIMTKLEQFDYQAAAAVAIVMLAMSMLVLLVLNGYQRYRLQRQGA
- a CDS encoding ABC transporter ATP-binding protein, which translates into the protein MKYEVELKHIEKSFNGFKAANDASFGVAKGELAGLLGPSGSGKTTLLRMLAGLEKPDKGDILIAGRRVNDLPARERGIGFVFQNYALFRHMTVRDNIAFGLRVQKEDSHKIKVRTDELLELTGLSQVAKRYPLQLSGGQRQRVAFARALAPSPSLLLLDEPFAAIDAKVRKELRSWLREAIHNLGITSLFVTHDQDEAVEVADKIIIVNNGRIEQAGSPLEIYQAPQTPFVADFIGESVKVEDYTQFKGFTDEEKSGSHQGIIRPEFIELAKDEKEISLPLGAERGTVKATYFRGSSVAVDIEVRGQILRAHRSLEKAPLQAGDKALAFIHRIYSLEAGRTRIIENRAKQKESVVI
- a CDS encoding adenylyl-sulfate reductase subunit alpha, which codes for MKVRNEQSDILIIGGGAAGCYAALTLGEEYPGLDVLLADKANIKRSGCLAAGVNALNAYITPGHTPQDYADYAKADAAGIVREDLLLSMSEGLNEVTAKLEKLGLVIQKNPDGSYASRGWRNIKINGENIKPILAKAVLDQSNVKVLNHINIVDYIVTDGQVRGAWGIDLNNEEIVIISANAVICATGGAAGLYQPNHPGTSRHKMWYSPFNTGAGYAMGLRAGAEMTTFEMRFIALRCKGTIAPTGTIAQGVGAPQVNSRGEKYQDKYGNTTAERLWAVVKENLAGHGPCYLGTRGITLEQAAALERAYLNMAPAQALFWRESGLNPRDYNVEIEGSEPYVVGGHTASGYWIGNDRSTTLPGLFAAGDVAGGCPQKYVTGSFVEGEIAARAAAAFARQAGKSGIDAEVQETIVKEVEAFLAGNSEGRYTVESLEEAMQQAMDEYAGGIKSHYGYSESSLKIARKHIERLARLSDELRAADFYGLLKIFELRERLLVCRALIAHLAARQETRWHAFGEHLDYPERREDFKVFINSRLEQGEVKIIRRPLIEQESKEAVG
- a CDS encoding sulfate ABC transporter substrate-binding protein; protein product: MMKKWWKAASLALGLVAAAGLFTGCGDESAAGGEDGKAASEFLNVSYDPTRELYAEFNQVFTGEWKKASGQDIEFRQSNGGSGKQARSVIEGLEADVVTLALAYDVDEIAQAGLIEKDWLKKFPDNSAPYTSTIVFLVRKGNPKNIHDWDDLVRDDVKIVTPNPKTSGGARWNYLAAWEYAKEKYNGDEGQVKDFVKKLFQNVVALDSGARGATTSFVQRGQGDVLIAWENEALITLKDSPDYEIVAPSISILAEPSVAIVDKVVDKKGTRKVAEAYINYLYSPEGQEIAAKNFYRPRNKAVFEKYKKQFPELKLFTIDDKFGGWTKAQKEHFADGGTFDQIYKK